One part of the Lotus japonicus ecotype B-129 chromosome 2, LjGifu_v1.2 genome encodes these proteins:
- the LOC130740911 gene encoding pentatricopeptide repeat-containing protein At3g02650, mitochondrial-like has product MWRWILARHGNAIRSYNNRVLSRIQLPLSNFLVNPPPQSTFHFPQSSYVCSNGNNPRFFCHGATDSTVDFENGVSVFSDGGVQNDDEQRAVEEQGYEEKEEEVYQIDEGKLENVVSLLQREDADGSLESSLDAMDLTLHQDFVIIALRRNSWGHGLVENLLRFFRWVWKENSSNVTTPVVESLVHAVCSSSVREKEFYSLWELVKEIGEEEDGKIIDVTILNKLIFYFSQLGNGKAALELFDKFEFFQCVPNAETYHFTIQALYRHSLFDSASSVSQKMLDAQSIPDEEKVGDILGWLCKGKKVKEAHAVYKAVVEKGKYPPMSSVNFLVGKLAYENGTVPLALEMLKDIPGDMRKHAIKPYLAVVRALCRVKDVGAAKQLILDMIANGPPPGNAVFNFVITGYSKVGEMGQAVEMMKLLESRGLKPDVYTYAVIVSGYSNGGEMEAARKILEEAKKNHSVLSPVMYHSLVRGYCKMEQFDEALKLLTEMKDSGVRISVDEYDKLIQSLCLKAMDWETAEKLQAEMKENGLYLKGVTRALIRAVKEMENEAVEP; this is encoded by the coding sequence ATGTGGAGGTGGATCCTTGCAAGACATGGAAATGCCATTCGCAGCTACAACAACCGCGTTCTCTCACGAATTCAGCTCCCTCTTTCCAATTTTCTGGTGAACCCTCCGCCCCAATCAACTTTTCATTTCCCTCAAAGCTCATATGTTTGTAGCAATGGCAACAACCCCCGATTCTTCTGTCATGGAGCCACTGATTCCACCGTCGATTTCGAAAATGGGGTCTCCGTGTTTTCTGATGGTGGTGTTCAGAATGATGATGAGCAACGTGCTGTGGAAGAACAAGgatatgaagaaaaagaagaagaagtgtacCAGATTGATGAGGGCAAGTTGGAGAACGTGGTGAGTCTTCTTCAACGTGAAGACGCTGATGGGTCATTGGAGTCATCTCTTGATGCCATGGATTTGACCCTGCACCAAGACTTTGTCAtcatagcacttagaagaaacTCTTGGGGTCATGGTTTGGTTGAGAATCTTCTCAGGTTTTTTAGGTGGGTTTGGAAGGAGAATTCTTCAAATGTCACAACCCCAGTTGTTGAGTCTCTTGTTCATGCAGTATGCAGCAGCAGTGTGAGGGAGAAAGAGTTCTACTCGCTGTGGGAATTGGTTAAAGAAATTGGGGAGGAAGAGGATGGAAAAATTATCGATGTAACCATTCTCAATAAATTGATATTTTACTTCTCCCAATTGGGAAATGGGAAAGCTGCTTTAGAGTTATTTGACAAGTTTGAGTTCTTTCAGTGTGTGCCTAATGCTGAAACATATCATTTCACAATTCAAGCTCTTTATAGGCATTCGTTGTTCGATTCGGCTTCATCTGTAAGTCAAAagatgctggatgcacagagcaTTCCTGATGAGGAGAAAGTTGGTGACATATTAGGTTGGTTGTGTAAGGGCAAAAAGGTTAAAGAAGCACATGCAGTGTACAAGGCAGTGGTAGAGAAAGGGAAGTATCCACCTATGTCTTCTGTTAACTTTTTGGTTGGCAAACTCGCTTACGAAAATGGAACTGTACCACTGGCTTTGGAGATGTTGAAAGATATCCCTGGGGACATGAGGAAACATGCCATAAAGCCGTATTTGGCTGTTGTTCGAGCCTTGTGTAGGGTTAAAGATGTTGGTGCAGCTAAGCAGTTGATATTGGACATGATTGCAAATGGTCCACCTCCTGGAAATGCTGtgtttaattttgttattaCTGGTTATTCCAAAGTTGGGGAAATGGGACAAGCTGTGGAGATGATGAAGCTACTAGAAAGTAGAGGTTTGAAGCCAGATGTGTACACATATGCTGTTATTGTTAGTGGTTATTCAAATGGTGGTGAGATGGAAGCTGCCAGGAAGATCTTAGAAGAAGCTAAAAAGAATCATTCTGTGTTAAGCCCTGTGATGTATCACTCGCTAGTTCGTGGATATTGCAAAATGGAACAATTTGATGAGGCTTTAAAGTTGTTGACTGAGATGAAGGATTCTGGTGTTCGCATCAGTGTTGATGAATACGACAAGTTGATCCAGTCTCTCTGCTTGAAGGCTATGGATTGGGAAACGGCTGAAAAGCTGCAAGCGGAAATGAAAGAGAATGGTCTATATCTCAAGGGAGTCACAAGGGCCCTGATTAGAGCTGTGAAGGAGATGGAAAATGAGGCTGTGGAGCCTTAA
- the LOC130740912 gene encoding probable V-type proton ATPase subunit d: MEKYPPYQSIFAKLSYGESQMPDKAFYEEEAKRLCLVFEQQFQYAVFFEYMRLGKQEIRNLMWISECVAQNQKSRVHDSVVFIF, from the coding sequence ATGGAAAAATACCCTCCCTATCAGTCTATTTTTGCCAAGTTATCATATGGAGAGAGTCAGATGCCTGACAAGGCATTCTATGAGGAGGAGGCGAAGAGGCTTTGCTTGGTGTTTGAGCAACAGTTTCAGTATGCTGTGTTCTTCGAGTATATGAGGTTAGGGAAACAGGAGATCAGGAACCTAATGTGGATTTCAGAATGTGTGGCTCAGAATCAGAAGTCCAGAGTTCATGACAGTGTTGTCTTCATATTTTAG